taatttccattgaaaaaaaaaaacggttcttGCTGCCTAGATCCTAAAAacaggggttcgttatagtgaagttgggctgtttatttaaacatgaaaaatccatgtttgttttatttatagtgcAGCTAATTAGCTGTAGTAATTGTTTGTTCTTTGGTCATTTAAAAATGGTATGTTTGAGGCattctatttatttacttaccCCCAAAAGTGTGTTCCCAGCATGCTTGTTGTAGATGTCATCTGCTTTCTCCAGGCTGGTGATATGAACTGGAAGAAGATTCGAGGCAATGACAGAAAGCCAACAGGCTCGTTCTCCCTAAGGTTGGAACATTAAATGATTCATTAGACTTCCTAGCTTGTATTTACTGAACTGAAAGATATTCACTGCCTACTTTCGTAATACACTTTCTAATGGAGATAGTAACAATCACAAATGTTTCATTTCTATAAGAGATGAACTTTCTACCAATTATCTTACCTTAAGAAAGTCAATGCGTCCCAAAGCACCTAAAAACAACACCATCCCTGGTTGGAGAACGAATGTTCTGGGTACAATGGAATGCGTCGGCACTACCATCTTGAGTTCCTTCTCAATAAGCAAATTCAGAACCTGGAAAGGATCAGTTAAGGTTAGTATCTTACTGTacatagttatttaaatatatacaaggttggtttcacaaagcactgcttgCAAGCTTCTGTTTAGCAAGCTATTTTCTTTCTGCCGGTTTCATAAAACAGGTCAGGAGGTGTTAAGCTTGAGTGAGATGTTCTAAAAGAGCTACAGAAATCCTCTGatacataagagcataagaatgtttacaaaacgagaggaggccatttggcccatcttgctcatttggttagtagcttattgatccctgaatctcatcaagcagcttcttgaaggatcccaaggtgtcagcttcaacaacattactggggagttgattccagaccctcataattctctttgtaaaaaagtgccaactattttctgttctgaatgcccctttatctaatcttcatttgtgaccactggtccttgtttctttttcaggtcgaaaaagtcccttggggtgacactgtcaatatcttttagaattctgaatctttgaatcagatcgccgcatagtcttctttgttcaagactgaatagattcaacaTGAAGAGCTTAATCTTTGATAGGAACTAAAGAGGTCAGTCTAGGTTTGAAGAAATCTGCCCAGCTAGTCTAAACGATTACATGTTAAATGTCttcctttcttttaatttgttttcttctacATGGAAGTGCTTCATGAAAGTAGTTGGAGTGAGGTAACACAGCAGGCTAGTTCACTAGCATCTCATGTACTGGTTAGAATGTGTTTGGTGGTCTTACCCTAGTCTCCAGTAGCATTAATCCACAAAATGCCGCACAATTGACAATATCTGCTTGAGACAAGGACAGGGTGTGTTTAGCTCAAGACATTCTCTAGTAGAGATGCTGTCATGTCACCAGCTATTGATCCTCACCTTTCATAGAAACTAAATACaccatttaaccaaaaaaaaaaaaagcactgagtGATACTCACACAATCTTCTTTTACGATTCCTGGGGTGTCATATAACCAGTGGGCATATTTGAGTTCATTATCAGTGAACTGTGCTGGGTCAGGTGGTTTGGAAACTCTATTGGATTCCTCCAGTGCCGCACTAAGACTAAGGTCTTCATGTTCAAAGTGTAGCATATCCACATTTTCGTTGTCTGGTGTAGCTGACCAAAAAGTTCTTCCAACTCGCCCTGCAAAGCAAAGCAGACAAAAGCAAATTATTCCTTAAGCCCTATTCTCGAAGTAAAGAAGTCAGATATTCATGAAATTGTTCTAGAAACCAGCAAGTCTAGAGCAGATTCGCCCTAAATTTGCACCACaatttttcccatggttatactcaaatttaccatggttttacaatgccatttctacTTTTATAAGGGCATTAAAATCAGACTGTATTTTAGCCATAAAGACACCCTTTGGAAaacattatttcatatttaataatagATAATGGCAAAATCAGTTTATAATCTGTTTTTCAGAATACCAACATTATGATTCTTTACGATCTACTACATCAAACACAGTGTATCGTACTGTTAAGAATATATAGAGGCAAAAAAACATAAACTCAAAGTCGCTGTATCCCAGTATAAATAAAACTATGGATTTTGATAATGGGGGTAGCTGTCTGGATAATTATTGGTGGCACTGCTgcttaaaatgacatttttatgtttttgtttcacctGTTTGGAAGAACCTGGGTGGTTCTCGGGATGTCCCTACACCTACTGACATTCTACTAtcgcccccaccccaccccaccttAGGGTAGTATAGTATACAACAGTACACCCAAAACAAACATAGGGTggacaaaaatgtaaacatcacAGGATGTTCTATCCCTCACATGACCTCCatgaaatgcataatataaaaaCGTTGCATCCTCGTGTTGCAAGTCAGTTTGGCTCACAATGGGCAAGACCACAGAGCTCGCGTGGAGCTGCTCGTACTGATGATTTATAAGGTCTCACATTTCACACACCAAAGTTCTTACCTACTAAATATCCCTGTCTCTTGAGTTGATTCACATGCCTGAGCTCTGTTTCACTGAGGTCGTTCTCAGTCTGGGAAGCATCGTTTCTCAGTCTCTTCGATCTCTTAAACATTCGGTAAGGCGTCGGGTTCATGATTGgaaattttaaaaggtttaatgTGGTGCCTGAGAAAAATTAATAAAGAATACAATGGAAACATTCTCCTTTTTCAatgtaaagaaaaactgacattaAAATGCAATGGGCATGAAATATCAAgagttaattatttgttttttcttgtttcactttgtattgttttctatttcaGTAATTGCATTAGATcctgtattaaaacatttttaaagcaaacatcCACAATGTAGCCTTTAGTGGAGCCACTGCCCCAGCAGCACTCTGATTTTTCAAAACTATACAAAATTGCTCTTTCAGGTCACATGAAATGTTCAAAACTGTGTGAACAGTTGGTTATTTCTTTTTGGCATAGTTtcacctttattttttaatggtcaaATACCAATTCTTTTGTTGTTGGAGAGGACAGAATTGCACAATGTAGCATGTGTTAAGAGTTCTAACATTCAAAGAGCTGTGGATCAAAACACGGAAGAAGACTGCTCTAGTGTTGCCCCCTTTAGGGGATGTATTAGAAATAAAGAGTttaactgtacaattaaaatgggttataaaataaactgaagtgAAGTTATAACTGTGGGTTACACATGTAGGGGTGGTTTCACAGGCCTGGATCTCTAACACTAATCTTTAAGGAATGTAAATATATATGCCTGTGTcctacaaatacaaacaatggTACACATATGCAATAGTTGAGTGAGCTCATATAGTATTTTAGCTTATCAAAAATGTGACTGATCTACTAGTGTTGGACAAAATATTAGAAACAAGTGCTAAAACACTGTCAACACGTGTCAGACCTGCATGGGCTGGCTTTAAAGGGTTAACTGTTTACACTATTCTGATAATGTCCGCTCCACAATTAACACCTCTAATTCCTTTAGGGAAGCTGGGTGTGGAGATAGTTTCAAAAGTTCCTAGGCAGTACCATACAAAGCAACTGCCAACTAAGCGCTGACAGATCGGCTGTCCTTTTGTGACAGGAAATAAACTAATTCTGTGAGGGCTGGctcatttaaacaaatgtgtggTAGCTACTATTACCGGTACTTGCAATGGTGTCCTTTAATACAATGATTACCTGGCCATGGGGAAATGGTTGCTTTACCAATAGCTTCTGGCGCTTTCGATTTACAATAATCGGATTCCAATAAGGTGTTGAACAGCGTTGATTTCCCTGCATTTGTGGTCCCGACCAAATAAACGTCCCCTTTATATTTCCAGGATTTCTGAAGGCTTGATATTAGGTTCTCTATCCCATAGCCAGTTTTAGCACTTACAAGGTTAACATCCTTGATGTTATTTCCAGTGTAAATCCCTTCCTTAACACAGTACTGAAACAGCTGCTCTTTGATGCGTTTTAAATAGTTCTGTGAATCACCGGGTAGAAGGTCTACTTTGTTTCCTAACACCactatattttttctttctccaacAAGGTCCAGCAAACCAGAAATAATAGAATTGGGTAAATCAAGCAAGTCAACGATTAGTAACACCAGCGCCTTTTCGGCACGTATCCCACTCACTATTTTCCTGTACTCTTCTTTGGAAACTTGAACATCTAATGCTTTTTGATGATGAACGAGCAAAAAACAACGCTGACAAACAGCGTTTCCCAATTTGTTTTCTTCAGTCAACAGCTTGTATTTCTCACTGGGCATATACCCTGCTAACGTTGGGTCTGTGCAGTGCATCACAGCACCACACCCTGAACAGCAAGCGTCGCTAAACGGGACCTGCACATCTGGACTTCCATACATTTTGTGCTGCTtctgtgttttttcctttttcagaACCGAGTCAGAAAGTGGAAACCCTATGTCAATGAATTCAATGTCTGACTCTGCTTCTATTTTCGTGGTCACCCGTGGCTCCAAATAATTCGCTCTCTGTTCCAGAGATTTCTGACGTATTTGCGTTGTTGTCTTTTTATCTTTGCTCTTTGGTAAACAATCTTCTGCGATGGGTGCTTTGTAAACATCATCTTTTTCTGTTGTATTCGCCCCAGCTTCGAGGTCGAGAAAAACAAAttcctcttcagcaatgttaggcTCTACAGACGTATATTTTCGTGAATGCCTACCTTTCTTTTCACTCTGCCTTGTacacttttctgtttcagttacagaCAGATGCAATTTATCTGTTAAGAATATTTGTTTCTTGTTGTGGaaagtttgtgtgtttgtgaataatTGTAGCCTGCTAGTTGTACACACTTTAGAAATTCCAATATAATTGTTTCTGTACCTGTACAAAATCCTGGACAGGCTTCGGCTTCcaaagcaataaaataattttaaacgctgcattttcagataatgtaacatatttttaaaaatccagcaCTAATCACAACTTCGTTGTTGCCTTTACTGACACCAGTATAGACACATGTGGGAACCCACCAGTGACCTTTCGTCTTACACTAACTTCCGCTTCCGAGTATTGCAAGATGGGAAGGCGTGCATTATACAAGCTTACTTAGGCAATTTTATTACTCGGCTGCATCTGCGCGACATGCATGGACaacataaacatatatttaacTTATGTcctataaaaaatgtgtgtgttttatgataCTGTGTAACGGGGGAGAGGAGGGGCCGCGATTGACGCCATCGTTTGCACGACAGGCTCGGAATTAACAAAAGCGTTTACCTAGTGTGGTTTTATCAAGAACTCTAAAATGAACTCCAGCCAGTGGCACtggaaagccattgaacaaaactataacccctgtatatgatggaagccatgcaatgccaGCGCCTATTGACTCcaggagaaaatgtgcatttagaTTTAAACCATTCCATTTGTACATTTTCTCTTGGTGTGTTCTGGACACGATATAATGATATGGTATctgaccaaaacaaaataaaaataaagcagattGCATGTACACTTAGGCTGTGTTCACGTTGAGTCCGTTTAGTGTTTTGGATCTGGTTTGGTATGatgtgtgaacaacaaagtccacTTGGGAAGCGAACCGAAAGAGGTGGTCTCAGACTGTTTTTAAAACGTACCGAGTCACACAGTCTCAGAACTGTGCTATACCTCCTCAATTCACTGAATGCAGTTCCCTGTTCGTCCTGGAGTCCGAGGACGTGACATACATTCCCCAGCATGCATTGCAATCCACCACTGCACTACAGGTTTTTCATAGGGGTGTGCTagcatacattattattttttcatattttttatgaaGGCGTACATATCTCGTACACATTTTATCTCTTTAGTGCTTTACACATATCTAATAacgtgaatgtgtgtgtgtgtctgtgtgcttggCAGTCGTTAATATCAAGGCTCCCTCCGCGGTAATCTGTGGTATTCTATACCGGAAATTACGACTGGACCATAGACATCCCAGAGTGTAGTTCACGAGCTGGCGTGGAAAGATATAAATGTACTTCAGTTCAGGTTCTTAACATAttcacataattttttttttttttttaaataccgttTGTTTAGtgcataaagaaaacaaacaaacaaacaaacaaccaccaccaccaccaccacccattGAAGATGTATGACCAAGACGAAGGTAAGCATTGTCGTTGCaatatgtattgtgtttgtttcgTATGTGAACGTGGCGCCATCGgaagtttgcatttcatttttgataGGATCGCTTGAAAAATGTGGCAGAAGtaattcctttaaataaataaataactatttaatgtGTAAGCAACGTTAGTTAATGTCTAGGCTGCTAAAGTTTAACGACAGTGACTTTATAGTGGGCGCAGCATAGCAACAAACCAAAAGCAACGTGTCTGCTCCGTTGATAACATTTGGTTTAGATTAgttgtgtttgcttttttgcaTCCATTCTCAGATCTGGAAACTCAGAGAGACATGGTTTAGTTTGTTGTAGTTATTACAGTTTTACTGGGCGAAtgatttctgttttatagtttaggtctgtgttattgttttgtacttCAAATTTCCATCTTAATTATGAGATTTTATTTATTCTACTTACTACAGTTATGTACCATTCACATTTGTTTAGGATGCTGAACAAATTGCAGTTTTTGAAACAGAATAAATCCCATTAAAATCCTGTGTAATTGCTCTTTTGGGATGCTGAAGTTAAGCCATTTTTAATGGTTAGCTTTTGTTTCAATTTCTGTGGTGGCCTGTCATGTTTTGTGTCTTACTTGTATATTAGTGGGTGTTGAATCCATGTGTGACTGTGTATAGTGAATGTATGTGCGTCTTGCAGGAAGAAAAGTTATCTGCTGAATGCATAGCACAATTTTAGTACAAAAGTAACACAAGGTACAGTACTTGCACAATCAATAGAATTGATAGATTGATAGATCAATAGATGGTGTAGGTGAAATGGGATCACTTTTGTGTGGAACTACCTAAAACCTTTCTAGTAGTGCATCACGaaccaacaggtattgcattttaaaaaatgacatgaagcatatgcatttttatttatttatttttttagatattcAGTATGATGAAGATGAGGATGAAATCACGCCAGATTTGTGGCAGGAAGCCTGTTGGATTGTTATTAGGTAAGTTTTCCTTTAATTCTTTTACATTAATATGATATGTTTTCATTTAGTTCTTATTGTCCCTTATTAATCTGCAACTGGTTTCATAAGACACCCTGAAAAGCTTTCtgtgtgtttggatgtgcaggatcctaaattgtatttttgtccataattttgaatgtattttcatattttgattttctgttcttttttttttttttcttttagctcaTACTTTGATGAAAAGGGCTTGGTACGACAGCAGTTGGATTCATTTGATGAATTTATTCAGATGTCTGTGCAGAGAATAGTTGAGGATGCCCCTCCAATTGACTTGCAAGCTGAAGCTCAGCACACCACTGGAGAGATTGAAGAGCCTGTAAGTTTTTGGCCTCTGATACAACCAACTAATTTCACTGGTGAAGGGGCGGAGTGCTTTCTTACAGTGATTTACCAAATGAGCTTAGACGGGCTGAATAAATAGTAAaaagtaatctttatttttatatagcgcctttcatagtggaccactatcacagaGTGCTTTACACGATACTAGGGCGTCTGgagtgtgtgaactgtgcatcagttgcagagtcacttacaacaacgtctcgcccgaaagacagagcacaaggaggttaagtgactttcatgagtcagtggctgagctggggtttgaaccggggacctcctggttacaagcctgtttctttaaccactggacaacacagcCTCCTACATGGCCCATTCTCGTTTGTAATTTGATAACTTTTAACAATGTGTGCATATATCCTTGCAATCCAACTTTTCAGAGTTTCAGGAATATAAACAGAATATCatgtacacaaaaataaaaagtttttatttttcatttaagcCTCGTTATTTGCTGAAGTTTGAACAGATTTACCTGTCTAAACCAACACACTGGGAGAGAGATGGTGCTCCTTCTCCTATGATGCCAAATGAAGCCAGGCTCCGAAATCTTACGTACGTGGTTTGAGAGTTTTCTATTTCTGCTTTGGGTCCTGCTTTTATTGAGCAAAGCTGTGCTAATGTTAAGATTCATTTTAGTAGGCTCTTGgtgtatatttagatttttttgttattcagtATTGTATGCAGTGTTACAGACTTTTCAGTTATACACTACTTCCCCatcacaataagaaaaaaaaatcatgtgtgtTAATTGAGTTGAATCAGTTTTTAGTAATTTGAGTATTTGTCATACTCAAATAATTAGCCAAACTcttattaaacacatttcctaAGACCTAAGAATTTTTGTGTACGGTCCTGGCCAAATTTAGCAGTCGATTGTTGGAAATCACTTCTTATAATAGAAATTTACTGATCACGAGTTTCCTTTtcatgcaaattattttggacCTCAGCCCCCCCCCAGGGAGGAAAagatttaatacaattatttgacCTAGTTCGAACAGCTGAGTGTTAGGGGTATTGGGAAATGTGTTAAGTTGCATAGAGATTGGCGCCTCTACTgttttttagtgctgttttgggactattAATCCTGTGATGCCATAGTGTTcatgcatcaatgccatttccatgaagcattGAAATGAGTGACCAGtgcaaaaaaatgtgcattatcttTGCAGACAAAAGTGAAGGTGTTAAAAGCTGTGGGTAAAGCACCACTGAACAAGGAAATGTGTTGCTGTAGCTTTCAACATTCCTGTGAATACAttctcaaccattctgaaaaattAGAATACAATAGTAAAGGTCTATGAACAGctaactgtggatgcaagtcttCAGCATTTGAGATTTGCTAAATACCCAGAATGTGCTGGGACCACTAAGACTCAAAGCTGATAAATTAGCACTGCAGCAGGGGCATGCAGATTTCAAATGCAGTTCAGGGTGGCTTGAATGGTTAACATGCAATATACTGTAACTTACTGTTGCCCttgcaactgtttgtttttttataaccgTTTTTTGCaacatgtactttttaaaagttagttATGACTGGATTTTCagtaaaatgcacagtacatttcaatttaatacttttaattatactgtgatttaaatttgatttgtgttactgtaacttcaatcaAAACTCACAATATGGGTTAGCATAGACTCCTAATAATTATTGATACAACACacttttttgctggtcccttgaaattctcattaatgaccattttgtttttagtattcaTTGACTCTAACTCTTCCCTGTTCTCGATATGGTGTATTATAGGGGGATGATGAAGCAATAATGTTTGCAAACATCATTAAACATGTTTGTGccaataacaatatttttattttaatttgttataccTCACACTGGTAAATTGCTGTTTGAAAGTTCCAGGTTTTACAATGCTGTGACTGCTATTTAAAAGCTTAATGGAAGAGGTGCACCTGCCTTTAAGAGAACAGAAGCCATCCTGTCTAAGCTCAAGAGAACGACTCACCTAGCTGTTTAAAGCTTCAGTGGTCATTGACGCTGTTTTTCCAGGATTGTGTTTTTACTGCTTTGCCCTTGTCTTCATGTACAGGTACTCGGCGCCTCTTTATGTGGACATCACAAAAACCATAATTAGGGAGGGAGAGGACCAGCTGCTGACACAGCACCAGAAAACCTTCATTGGAAAGATTCCAATCATGCTTCGCTCCACATACTGCTTGTTGAGTGGCCTGACAGATCGTGATCTTTGTGAGTTGAATGAGTGTCCCCTGGATCCTGGTGGATATTTTATTATCAATGGATCAGAAAAGGTGAGTCTGGAAGTTAAACATCTGGTCACCTAACCGACTGACAGTCGGAATACACATTTTATGTGGGCTTCTGTTGCAGTTAACCGTCCACATACCATACTGAGCACCTTTACATATTACTGAGACCTCTTTTGTTGAGCAATTGAGGGCTATACATTTCATACAGATGTAGTTCTTTGgtgcctgttttttttccttatataACCCTGCTTACTACTTAATCCACATTGGCTGATCTAATGGTATATCTTGTGATAATTGCTTTTCTTAACTGGATTAACATGTCTTTGTTTTGAAGCTGTAGCCTGTGTTAACATTGTGCTTTTTGCTCTAGGTTCTGATTGCCCAGGAGAAGATGGCCACGAACACAGTTTATGTGTTTGCAAAGAAAGACTCTAAATATGCTTACACAGGCGAATGTCGATCCTGTTTGGAAAACTCTTCTCGCCCAACAAGTTCAATATGGGTCAGCATGATGGCAAGAGGTGGACAGGTGAGAACCCATTACTTGACAACCATGAGAGCAAGGCATAGAGAAGCAGGTGTTCGAAAATGTGTAATGCCCTCagggtcacaaaaacaaaagctatgTACCTGCTCTCTAATAAATTAAAGAGCGTAATACTgcattggctggtttcacaggtgGCGTTAGCAGTAGTTTTGAATTACGTTACTTAAACTGGCATTGGGTGGTCTAAGATTAGTGCAAGAAGGCAGTCTTTTAAAGTGCATAATTTCTGTAAATAGTTCTTTTTCTCTTTACAGTAAGATTCACTTATTTTGTCTTACAGAAAATATCATCCTTGCTTttcaatataaaattatttttgcttcaaAATGTAATGTTCATGATGACCATTAATGGTTTAACTGTACTCCACATATGTTCTGATTTTAGTAAATTCAAATCTAGGTACTCATGCACAAATCTTTTTTTGCTCAACAGGGAGTAAAGAAAAGTGCAATTGGTCAGAGAATCGTATCCACGTTGCCATATATTAGGCAAGAAGTCCCTATCATCATTGTGTTtcgtgctctggggtttgtgtcTGACAGAGACATCTTGGAGCATATTATTTATGATTTTGATGATCCAGAAATGATGGAAATGGTAAGTT
The sequence above is a segment of the Polyodon spathula isolate WHYD16114869_AA chromosome 2, ASM1765450v1, whole genome shotgun sequence genome. Coding sequences within it:
- the noa1 gene encoding nitric oxide-associated protein 1 isoform X1; its protein translation is MLHYLKMQRLKLFYCFGSRSLSRILYRYRNNYIGISKVCTTSRLQLFTNTQTFHNKKQIFLTDKLHLSVTETEKCTRQSEKKGRHSRKYTSVEPNIAEEEFVFLDLEAGANTTEKDDVYKAPIAEDCLPKSKDKKTTTQIRQKSLEQRANYLEPRVTTKIEAESDIEFIDIGFPLSDSVLKKEKTQKQHKMYGSPDVQVPFSDACCSGCGAVMHCTDPTLAGYMPSEKYKLLTEENKLGNAVCQRCFLLVHHQKALDVQVSKEEYRKIVSGIRAEKALVLLIVDLLDLPNSIISGLLDLVGERKNIVVLGNKVDLLPGDSQNYLKRIKEQLFQYCVKEGIYTGNNIKDVNLVSAKTGYGIENLISSLQKSWKYKGDVYLVGTTNAGKSTLFNTLLESDYCKSKAPEAIGKATISPWPGTTLNLLKFPIMNPTPYRMFKRSKRLRNDASQTENDLSETELRHVNQLKRQGYLVGRVGRTFWSATPDNENVDMLHFEHEDLSLSAALEESNRVSKPPDPAQFTDNELKYAHWLYDTPGIVKEDCVLNLLIEKELKMVVPTHSIVPRTFVLQPGMVLFLGALGRIDFLKGERACWLSVIASNLLPVHITSLEKADDIYNKHAGNTLLGVPIGGEERMKQFPPLIPKDIDLKGIGPDQAVADIKLSSAGWVAVTAQLDDALQFRVYTPAGTGSTVRSPPLLPHIVHVKGERIRKTPSYRTKKPEPLLVDRYSFSDGAVKGKLKGKK
- the noa1 gene encoding nitric oxide-associated protein 1 isoform X2, with protein sequence MNPTPYRMFKRSKRLRNDASQTENDLSETELRHVNQLKRQGYLVGRVGRTFWSATPDNENVDMLHFEHEDLSLSAALEESNRVSKPPDPAQFTDNELKYAHWLYDTPGIVKEDCVLNLLIEKELKMVVPTHSIVPRTFVLQPGMVLFLGALGRIDFLKGERACWLSVIASNLLPVHITSLEKADDIYNKHAGNTLLGVPIGGEERMKQFPPLIPKDIDLKGIGPDQAVADIKLSSAGWVAVTAQLDDALQFRVYTPAGTGSTVRSPPLLPHIVHVKGERIRKTPSYRTKKPEPLLVDRYSFSDGAVKGKLKGKK